A genomic segment from Saprospiraceae bacterium encodes:
- a CDS encoding glycoside hydrolase family 31 protein — MCAKKSKKVSLPATEAVANELTSGTNRYPDVYYLVHANEVNVVQAGKRQFIFTTKSGIKLQVRVYSPSIIRFRYAIQGDFEPDFSYALAPDFNGQKVAVRFKEKKGSYIIKTAKLKCTVSASDLQVQLYDALDGTLLSADKHPFSSRSTLLKGVEWVKIEKVSPQTAQYFGLGDKSCALNLKGQKLQNWNSDSFGYGKTSDPLYRSIPFYYGLNEGKAYGFFLHNSHRSFFDFDHSHKGVCSIQVKGGEMDYFFIYGPALSSVAGQYMEITGKPELPPIWSLGFHQCRWSYFPTQRVLDIAHSFRAKNIPCDAIYLDIDYMDGYRCFTWDKTHFPKPKKMIKKLKEEGFQTVVMIDPGIRVDETYHVYKEGKEKDVFCRRFNGDIMVGPVWPPECVWPDYTKPEVRDWWGQLYKELYVKDGVSGFWNDMNEPAVFKVNSLTFPDEVRHDWDGLGADHAKAHNIYGQQMARASHEGLKQLQPQKRPFLVTRASFSGGQRYAAVWTGDNLSDWEHLRLANIQCQRLSLSGFSFVGTDIGGFAGVPTGELLVRWLQLAVFHPFYRIHSMGNNVDGAAEAEADQVAEAERLNRLDQEPWAFGEPYTSLARTAIEFRYALLPYIYTTFYQHVQDGQPMLKSLSFVDQHDPQTYKREHEFLFGDHILVSPVLQPGIKSSTTYLPQGEWLDYWTGKKYAGKKRHTKKVEADKIPLFVRAGAIIPHFPVMQYTGEKPIEEITLRVYHGNAHSQCYLDEGEGYDYQKNQFKLCQFKTTTDSPSMLDIYQKQTGKYKPSCKTYRLILHGLPQSIEKITVDGKTWPVATAQETPLVEGVPFDFKYIQISCR; from the coding sequence ATGTGTGCAAAAAAAAGCAAAAAGGTGAGCCTCCCAGCCACCGAAGCGGTAGCGAATGAATTGACCAGCGGAACCAATAGATATCCCGATGTCTACTACCTCGTACACGCTAACGAAGTCAATGTTGTGCAGGCCGGCAAGCGGCAGTTTATATTTACGACTAAAAGTGGCATTAAACTTCAGGTGAGGGTTTACTCGCCTAGCATTATTCGGTTTAGATATGCTATACAGGGTGATTTCGAGCCAGATTTCTCTTATGCCTTAGCCCCTGATTTCAATGGTCAAAAAGTGGCTGTTCGTTTCAAAGAAAAGAAAGGCTCCTATATCATAAAAACGGCTAAATTGAAGTGTACCGTTTCAGCATCAGACCTCCAAGTACAGCTTTATGATGCACTTGATGGTACGCTTTTGAGTGCAGATAAACACCCGTTTTCTTCCAGGTCAACACTACTAAAAGGGGTTGAATGGGTGAAAATAGAAAAAGTATCTCCCCAAACAGCACAATACTTCGGATTGGGCGACAAAAGCTGTGCACTTAACTTAAAGGGGCAAAAACTGCAAAATTGGAATTCGGATTCCTTTGGGTATGGAAAAACCTCGGATCCGCTTTACCGAAGTATCCCTTTTTATTATGGTTTGAATGAAGGCAAAGCGTATGGTTTTTTTCTCCACAACAGCCATCGCAGTTTTTTTGATTTTGATCATTCGCATAAAGGAGTATGTTCCATTCAGGTCAAAGGCGGCGAGATGGACTATTTTTTCATTTATGGACCTGCGCTTTCGAGTGTTGCGGGGCAATACATGGAAATAACTGGAAAGCCTGAACTGCCGCCCATTTGGAGTCTAGGTTTTCACCAATGTCGTTGGAGCTATTTTCCAACGCAGAGAGTATTGGATATCGCGCATAGTTTTAGGGCTAAAAATATACCCTGTGATGCCATCTATTTAGATATTGATTATATGGATGGATATCGCTGTTTTACTTGGGATAAAACCCATTTTCCCAAGCCTAAAAAAATGATCAAAAAATTGAAAGAAGAAGGCTTTCAAACAGTGGTAATGATTGATCCCGGGATTCGGGTGGATGAAACATACCATGTGTATAAGGAGGGGAAGGAAAAAGATGTTTTTTGCCGACGGTTTAATGGAGATATCATGGTGGGCCCGGTTTGGCCTCCGGAGTGTGTCTGGCCCGACTACACTAAACCTGAGGTACGCGATTGGTGGGGTCAACTTTATAAAGAATTATATGTAAAAGATGGGGTTAGTGGTTTCTGGAATGACATGAATGAGCCCGCTGTCTTTAAGGTAAATAGTCTGACCTTTCCTGATGAAGTTAGACACGATTGGGATGGCTTGGGTGCCGATCACGCCAAAGCCCATAATATATATGGTCAGCAAATGGCGAGGGCTTCGCATGAAGGGTTGAAACAATTGCAACCCCAAAAGAGGCCATTTCTGGTCACAAGAGCCTCTTTTTCAGGTGGTCAACGCTATGCTGCTGTCTGGACGGGAGACAACCTTTCAGATTGGGAGCATCTCCGCTTAGCCAATATTCAGTGCCAACGACTTAGCTTGTCTGGTTTTTCATTTGTAGGCACGGATATTGGTGGTTTTGCGGGTGTCCCTACGGGAGAATTGCTGGTGAGGTGGTTGCAATTAGCTGTTTTTCATCCATTCTACCGCATTCATTCCATGGGCAATAATGTGGATGGCGCAGCCGAAGCAGAGGCAGATCAGGTGGCAGAAGCAGAACGATTGAACAGATTGGATCAGGAGCCTTGGGCATTTGGAGAACCTTATACCTCCCTTGCTCGCACGGCTATCGAATTCCGCTATGCTTTACTTCCATATATTTATACGACCTTTTACCAGCATGTGCAGGATGGCCAACCAATGTTAAAATCGCTTTCTTTTGTTGATCAACATGATCCTCAAACCTATAAACGTGAGCATGAGTTCTTGTTTGGCGATCATATCCTGGTTTCTCCGGTTTTGCAGCCAGGCATTAAAAGCAGTACGACTTACCTACCCCAAGGTGAGTGGCTTGATTATTGGACAGGAAAAAAATATGCGGGTAAAAAAAGGCACACCAAGAAGGTTGAAGCAGATAAAATCCCCTTATTTGTTAGGGCGGGAGCGATCATTCCTCATTTTCCAGTCATGCAGTATACTGGAGAAAAGCCCATCGAGGAAATCACACTAAGGGTTTATCATGGAAATGCGCATAGTCAATGTTACCTTGATGAAGGAGAAGGATATGACTATCAAAAGAATCAGTTTAAACTTTGCCAATTCAAAACCACAACAGATAGCCCATCTATGCTTGACATTTATCAGAAGCAAACAGGCAAATATAAACCGAGTTGCAAGACTTACCGATTGATTTTGCATGGATTACCCCAGTCGATTGAAAAAATAACGGTAGATGGTAAAACATGGCCCGTTGCAACCGCGCAAGAGACACCGCTAGTCGAAGGCGTGCCCTTTGATTTTAAATACATTCAAATCAGCTGTCGATGA
- a CDS encoding carbohydrate kinase family protein, whose translation MNKIANSRRHRRFDIISVGELLVDFISKDFANSLYEAKDFKRLQGGSPANLSMNMARLGNTVKLIATVGQDDMGQYLLNCVESLAVDCTHLARIDTPTSLILITRSKEVSNFEAYRAADCHITEDQLSESHLSECSLFHTTCFALSKAPAQQAILKGATFVAKTGGQLSIDANYAQKIWPNQEEAQSIVAQYCSLGALVKVSEVDWQRLYNDQFDHPETAAAHFLGMGAQEVCITLGGEGCFVASQAESYFLPARKIEVKDSTGAGDAFWAGYLTAWLDGSTLLDRAIAGRKMAELKLTCFGALPAQVARQEIYQDLMT comes from the coding sequence ATGAATAAAATAGCAAATTCCAGGCGACATCGGCGGTTTGATATTATTTCAGTAGGTGAGTTATTGGTTGACTTTATTAGTAAAGATTTTGCCAATAGCTTGTATGAAGCAAAGGACTTTAAGCGACTACAAGGAGGAAGCCCTGCTAATCTATCCATGAATATGGCCAGATTGGGTAATACAGTTAAGTTGATAGCTACTGTAGGACAGGACGATATGGGCCAATATTTATTGAATTGTGTGGAATCACTGGCTGTAGATTGTACTCATCTGGCCCGTATAGATACCCCAACATCTTTAATCCTCATTACTCGCTCCAAGGAAGTCTCTAATTTCGAAGCCTATAGAGCCGCTGATTGCCATATTACTGAGGACCAACTTTCAGAGAGCCATTTGAGCGAGTGTAGCCTCTTTCACACTACCTGCTTTGCTTTGAGTAAAGCTCCTGCTCAACAAGCCATTTTGAAAGGGGCAACCTTTGTAGCAAAAACAGGGGGGCAACTGTCTATAGATGCCAACTACGCGCAGAAAATCTGGCCAAATCAGGAAGAAGCGCAATCCATTGTTGCTCAATATTGTAGCTTGGGCGCTTTGGTCAAGGTAAGTGAGGTGGATTGGCAACGATTGTATAATGATCAATTTGACCACCCTGAAACAGCCGCTGCGCATTTCCTGGGAATGGGTGCTCAGGAGGTTTGTATTACCCTTGGCGGTGAAGGTTGTTTTGTTGCTAGTCAGGCGGAATCTTATTTTTTGCCTGCCCGAAAAATTGAAGTAAAAGATTCGACAGGAGCCGGGGATGCCTTCTGGGCGGGTTATCTAACGGCCTGGCTGGATGGAAGCACCCTCTTGGATCGGGCCATAGCAGGCAGAAAGATGGCAGAATTAAAATTGACTTGCTTCGGAGCCTTGCCTGCACAAGTGGCTAGACAAGAAATCTATCAAGATTTAATGACGTAA
- a CDS encoding LysM peptidoglycan-binding domain-containing protein — protein MNFNFNRLMLLLAIAIIPFYLQAARMFILFNEDCMERLEYSSPNKSADLFVAYQINVGDGEKVILEIGEESKNTTTKIPTPTIGCNDGIFNLSMVQKINSRVDEVFLVVPKSNRKYTVSPINFASYFSIKNDIISVKSPKYQFEFNTKEGSIGENISTVANADVFFEGRLEQECTGAYVFRQIAQGSRTPYTDLVLIPEVGVIEIREGLTLDQALTNTMRLTSVNDDTFEDYLKEKCEESLPNNVIAKSTPGQPSESEVTPVGPIGYDMTNKNGQVQPANRLPNNSTIPTASNNNTISRSASPVTTTAAVQYHVVQKGETLYRISKMYGVSVDQVKNWNGLNSNLIKTGSQLQVGTGKGTEAGTSKNTIADANEVVTNPPYFPAPYNTTYVPTENTLTSRGVSENTYVVKPGDTVASLAMRFGYTERKFREINDMGNAEFIKIGQTLKTSDCNCPPMNNNTVNTVDTPQEFNFVDETRNDNNSSIDQRSFPVNYSDTPITVSSNADFNKPANTDNNQFIYSTPGGNTSSPSPLYTPKGTGNNSNSLYNTEQNPSSGRQASPYDAIIPNSFDTYSPITAGNNDNALKGLDYNSKAPVSNKKIHVVQEGENIFQIARLYSITPERLRALNNLEVGEIIIPTQKLYVE, from the coding sequence ATGAATTTTAACTTTAATCGGCTAATGCTATTACTGGCAATTGCCATCATCCCGTTTTATTTACAAGCAGCCCGAATGTTCATCCTCTTCAACGAGGATTGTATGGAAAGGCTTGAATACAGTTCTCCCAACAAAAGTGCGGACTTATTTGTCGCTTACCAAATAAATGTTGGGGACGGCGAAAAGGTGATACTCGAAATTGGAGAAGAAAGTAAAAATACGACAACAAAAATTCCCACGCCTACCATTGGATGCAACGATGGAATTTTTAATCTTTCTATGGTTCAGAAGATCAATAGCCGGGTAGATGAAGTGTTTTTGGTCGTTCCGAAGAGTAACCGAAAATATACGGTGTCTCCCATCAATTTCGCCAGTTATTTTAGTATTAAAAACGATATTATTTCGGTGAAATCACCAAAATATCAATTTGAATTTAATACCAAGGAAGGATCAATTGGTGAAAATATTTCGACGGTAGCGAATGCTGATGTATTCTTTGAGGGCAGGTTGGAACAAGAATGCACGGGTGCTTATGTCTTTCGCCAAATTGCCCAAGGAAGCAGGACACCCTATACTGATTTGGTTTTGATTCCGGAAGTAGGTGTAATTGAAATCAGGGAGGGGCTAACTTTAGATCAAGCTCTGACTAACACCATGCGCCTAACATCCGTTAATGACGATACCTTTGAGGATTATTTAAAAGAGAAGTGTGAGGAATCACTCCCCAATAATGTTATAGCCAAATCGACACCTGGGCAACCTAGCGAATCTGAGGTTACGCCTGTTGGTCCAATTGGATATGACATGACGAATAAGAACGGACAGGTTCAGCCTGCCAACCGGCTACCAAATAACAGTACTATACCTACTGCTAGTAATAATAATACGATTAGCAGGTCCGCTTCTCCTGTAACCACCACCGCTGCTGTTCAATATCATGTGGTCCAAAAAGGAGAAACCTTATACCGCATTTCAAAAATGTATGGCGTTAGCGTTGACCAGGTAAAAAATTGGAATGGGCTAAACTCAAATTTAATCAAAACAGGCAGTCAGCTGCAGGTTGGAACCGGGAAAGGAACAGAGGCAGGGACAAGTAAAAATACCATTGCTGATGCTAATGAGGTTGTTACAAACCCTCCTTATTTCCCTGCCCCATATAATACCACTTATGTTCCAACAGAAAACACCCTTACTTCGCGTGGGGTAAGTGAAAACACCTATGTGGTGAAACCTGGGGACACAGTGGCTTCTTTGGCCATGAGGTTTGGTTATACGGAGCGTAAATTTAGGGAGATCAATGATATGGGCAATGCCGAATTCATTAAAATTGGCCAAACCTTAAAAACCTCAGATTGTAACTGTCCTCCAATGAATAATAATACCGTCAATACAGTTGATACTCCTCAGGAATTTAATTTTGTTGATGAAACCAGGAATGACAACAACAGCTCAATCGATCAACGCTCTTTTCCTGTCAATTATAGTGATACGCCTATTACGGTGAGTAGCAATGCGGATTTCAATAAACCTGCTAATACGGATAACAATCAATTTATATACAGTACGCCAGGAGGCAATACAAGTTCTCCTTCGCCCCTGTATACACCTAAGGGTACCGGAAATAATAGCAACTCCTTGTATAATACGGAACAAAACCCATCCAGTGGCAGGCAGGCTTCTCCATACGATGCGATTATTCCAAATAGTTTTGATACCTATTCTCCCATAACCGCTGGAAACAATGATAATGCACTAAAAGGGCTTGATTATAATTCAAAAGCACCTGTTTCCAACAAAAAAATTCATGTGGTGCAAGAGGGAGAAAATATTTTCCAAATTGCTCGATTATATAGTATTACACCAGAAAGACTTCGAGCTTTGAATAATTTAGAGGTAGGTGAGATTATTATTCCTACCCAAAAACTTTATGTAGAGTAA
- a CDS encoding response regulator transcription factor, whose translation MPSTHIIVADPEHLTRIGLKSLLAEQDKLSIVSEAMNEKQLLHQLKTKAPDIVVLDYNQPQYFTPSTVSKIKKQSPDTRIMIITADNNKGNIYQVLEWGVSSFLTKTCDEVEIMDAFRALGKGEKFFCTRILDYLLEKSFARPEAALTTPLSPREIEIVRLIAKGLIAKEIGNELNLSTHTIYTHRKKIMRKLQISSSSELVMYAINRGIVESPLPK comes from the coding sequence ATGCCGTCCACTCATATTATTGTAGCAGACCCTGAGCATTTAACAAGAATAGGACTTAAGTCTTTGCTCGCTGAGCAAGATAAATTATCTATTGTCAGTGAGGCTATGAATGAGAAACAGTTGTTGCATCAACTAAAAACAAAAGCCCCGGATATTGTCGTATTGGATTACAACCAACCCCAATATTTCACCCCATCCACAGTGTCCAAGATAAAAAAGCAAAGTCCTGATACCAGGATAATGATTATCACGGCAGATAACAATAAAGGCAACATTTATCAGGTGTTGGAATGGGGAGTCAGCAGCTTTCTAACCAAAACCTGTGATGAGGTGGAAATCATGGACGCTTTTCGCGCCTTGGGCAAAGGAGAAAAATTCTTTTGCACCCGGATTTTAGACTATTTATTAGAAAAATCATTTGCACGACCAGAGGCGGCATTGACTACGCCACTAAGTCCTAGGGAAATAGAGATCGTGCGGCTAATTGCCAAAGGATTAATTGCCAAAGAAATTGGCAATGAGCTCAACCTAAGTACACATACGATTTATACCCATCGAAAAAAAATAATGCGGAAATTACAGATAAGCTCTTCTTCAGAGTTGGTGATGTATGCCATAAACAGAGGCATTGTAGAAAGTCCTCTACCTAAATAA
- a CDS encoding methyltransferase domain-containing protein, with protein MNKKLTADYWENRYLHTDTPWDIGSISRPLKDYFDQLEDKHQVILIPGAGKAHEAIYLHQQGFKEVYVCDWAASAFHHLETVAPDFPKDHIIIGDFFQLDLKVDLVVEQTFFCALSPSDRPAYVEKVHELLHPGGSLVGLLFASIFPGEGPPFGGNAAIYQALFQNHFHINQMALSPQSIKPRLGNELFILMEKRKKIQGNL; from the coding sequence ATGAATAAAAAACTCACTGCTGACTATTGGGAAAACCGGTACCTGCATACCGATACCCCTTGGGATATTGGCTCTATTTCAAGGCCATTAAAGGATTACTTTGATCAATTGGAAGACAAGCACCAAGTCATTCTAATTCCAGGGGCCGGAAAAGCGCATGAAGCCATTTACCTGCACCAACAAGGGTTCAAGGAGGTCTATGTTTGTGATTGGGCTGCCAGTGCTTTCCATCACCTTGAAACGGTTGCTCCTGATTTCCCTAAGGATCATATCATTATAGGCGATTTTTTTCAATTAGATTTAAAGGTTGACCTTGTAGTAGAGCAGACATTTTTTTGTGCTTTATCTCCATCGGACAGGCCCGCCTACGTAGAGAAGGTTCATGAACTCCTGCATCCAGGCGGAAGTTTAGTAGGCCTATTATTTGCTAGCATTTTCCCTGGGGAAGGCCCTCCATTTGGTGGAAACGCAGCAATATACCAAGCGCTTTTTCAAAACCATTTCCACATTAATCAAATGGCATTAAGCCCACAATCCATAAAACCAAGGCTAGGCAATGAGCTTTTCATTTTGATGGAGAAACGAAAAAAAATCCAAGGGAACCTCTAA
- a CDS encoding DUF4230 domain-containing protein yields the protein MSEGSSSPASRLSLGRWMVVILIVGFTALVWYKYRDVNPPGYTDIPVEFEVKYLPSDFKINIDPDDALAILTNPQRYKREFNELVYDLNTSILAHVSNRMGLSDAQKDMAVKEYEKQHAYLRDMYYRDFLALSDTTSALYQTWYDNQSSNAIEVIYQVASKYTCSIVNLIISTVVPTKDGAFLAKGMNVNTPCGIALSEALQPFVKQMEERAAIEDFAKSKGLLQEKIQKTIAELATMEVQDKKGINKQLQSKIWGFSVSSSDIEITAISILKVGFRLQDYFSIDLNAKNGIVTVTLSEPVILSHEVYPKIEKLDIGWLREVEEINLNESFNLLREEFRTDAQESDIMEKAKNQAIDIMNTMFAPLIGAMNNKYQLRVRFRKADEGNSGLS from the coding sequence ATGTCAGAAGGATCTAGTTCACCCGCCTCACGGCTAAGTTTAGGTCGATGGATGGTCGTCATCTTAATTGTAGGATTTACTGCCTTGGTCTGGTACAAATACCGGGATGTCAACCCGCCAGGCTATACAGATATCCCGGTTGAATTTGAAGTAAAGTATTTGCCTTCCGATTTCAAAATAAATATTGATCCTGACGATGCTTTAGCCATTTTGACCAATCCGCAGCGATACAAACGAGAGTTTAATGAATTGGTGTATGATTTGAACACTTCTATTTTAGCACATGTCAGCAATCGGATGGGATTAAGTGACGCCCAAAAAGACATGGCTGTGAAAGAATATGAAAAGCAACATGCCTATCTTAGGGATATGTATTACCGGGATTTTCTTGCTTTAAGCGACACCACCTCCGCGCTATACCAAACCTGGTATGACAATCAATCCTCCAATGCGATTGAGGTGATTTATCAAGTAGCCTCAAAATATACCTGTTCCATTGTCAATTTGATTATTTCCACGGTGGTGCCAACCAAAGATGGTGCCTTTCTTGCCAAAGGGATGAATGTAAATACGCCTTGTGGCATTGCCCTTTCGGAAGCCCTACAGCCATTTGTTAAACAGATGGAAGAGCGAGCAGCCATTGAAGATTTTGCAAAATCCAAGGGATTGTTGCAGGAAAAGATTCAAAAGACCATAGCGGAGTTGGCCACCATGGAGGTCCAAGACAAAAAGGGAATCAATAAACAGTTACAATCTAAAATCTGGGGGTTTTCGGTTTCTTCCTCTGACATTGAAATTACGGCCATCAGTATTCTCAAGGTTGGATTTAGGTTACAAGATTATTTCAGTATCGACCTTAATGCCAAAAATGGGATTGTAACGGTCACCCTATCGGAGCCTGTCATTTTATCGCATGAAGTCTATCCTAAAATCGAAAAACTGGATATTGGATGGCTTAGAGAAGTAGAAGAAATCAACCTAAATGAAAGCTTCAACCTATTGCGGGAGGAATTTAGAACGGATGCCCAGGAAAGCGATATCATGGAAAAAGCCAAGAATCAAGCTATAGATATTATGAATACTATGTTCGCCCCATTGATTGGTGCCATGAACAATAAATACCAATTGCGCGTTAGGTTCCGGAAGGCTGACGAAGGTAATTCAGGTTTATCATAA
- the folP gene encoding dihydropteroate synthase — MIDTQLTLNCNGQLLVLHQAKVMGILNITPDSFYAASRANNLGESLERAEQMLSEGATLLDVGGMSSRPGATVISSEEETRRVVPIVSAIKKHFPEAIISVDTVHSQVAKACVEVGAGIVNDISAGRLDPLMYPTIAELQVPYVLMHMKGEPHSMQDHPVYTDVVQEVMDFFIEETGKLRALGIIDIIIDPGFGFGKTLEHNYTLLKNLHLFQIMGRPVLTGLSRKSMIYNLLNTKPDEALTGTTALHMVALQQGSKILRTHDVKPAIEVIKLWNQLENP, encoded by the coding sequence ATGATAGATACACAGCTTACGCTTAATTGCAATGGACAATTATTGGTTCTTCACCAAGCCAAGGTGATGGGGATTCTTAACATCACGCCAGACTCCTTTTATGCAGCTAGTCGGGCAAACAACTTGGGTGAAAGCTTAGAAAGAGCAGAACAAATGTTGAGCGAAGGTGCCACCTTGTTGGATGTAGGAGGGATGTCTTCCAGGCCCGGTGCAACAGTTATCTCTTCCGAAGAAGAAACTAGGCGCGTTGTCCCCATTGTTTCAGCAATCAAAAAACACTTTCCTGAAGCTATTATTTCTGTAGATACCGTACACAGCCAGGTTGCTAAAGCTTGCGTCGAGGTAGGAGCCGGTATCGTAAACGATATTTCAGCAGGTCGATTGGATCCACTCATGTATCCTACCATAGCTGAATTGCAAGTCCCATATGTGTTAATGCATATGAAAGGAGAACCTCATAGCATGCAGGATCATCCAGTTTACACGGACGTTGTGCAGGAAGTAATGGATTTTTTTATCGAAGAAACTGGAAAATTGAGGGCACTTGGTATAATTGATATTATTATCGATCCAGGGTTTGGATTTGGAAAGACCCTGGAACATAATTATACCCTTCTCAAAAATTTGCACCTTTTTCAAATCATGGGTAGGCCTGTCTTAACTGGATTATCCAGAAAATCAATGATTTATAACCTTCTTAATACCAAACCAGACGAAGCCTTAACCGGTACGACTGCTTTGCACATGGTAGCCCTTCAACAAGGGAGTAAAATATTGCGGACCCACGATGTGAAGCCGGCAATCGAAGTTATCAAGTTATGGAACCAATTGGAAAACCCTTAG
- a CDS encoding alpha/beta fold hydrolase, whose amino-acid sequence MPLIDSSTYQAKGIFKWASVNTIYPALFRVIPELGYIRERIHTPDGDFLDLDWSRIGSKKIVLVLHGLEGQADRPYVKGMIRHFNENGWDGLGMNYRGCSGEPNLKLRSYHMAATADVALVVNHIITKYDYDELAIVGFSLGGNLTLRYLAEIAINPPAVLKKAVAFSVPCDISSANIEIHRWHNYLYLRRFLKSLNQKIQFKAQQFPEELKLPPRLPRTFYEFDDRFTGPMHGYVNGADYYQKASSLPILASIKTPVLLVNAQDDTFLSPACYPIKIAKQSDFFFLEMPAHGGHVGFAHFGSDKNYWSERRAFSFITSG is encoded by the coding sequence ATGCCATTAATTGATTCGTCGACCTACCAAGCTAAGGGAATTTTTAAATGGGCGTCTGTAAATACCATTTACCCAGCACTTTTTAGGGTAATTCCGGAGTTAGGGTATATCCGAGAGCGCATTCATACTCCCGATGGTGATTTTCTAGATTTAGATTGGTCTAGGATAGGTAGCAAAAAGATCGTGTTAGTATTACATGGCTTGGAAGGGCAGGCCGATAGGCCCTACGTAAAAGGAATGATTCGTCATTTTAATGAAAATGGCTGGGATGGCTTGGGAATGAATTATAGAGGTTGCAGTGGAGAACCCAACCTGAAACTTCGCTCTTATCACATGGCAGCCACTGCCGATGTCGCTTTGGTGGTGAACCATATCATAACAAAATACGATTATGACGAATTGGCAATCGTAGGATTTAGCCTAGGAGGAAACCTAACCTTGAGGTATTTGGCGGAGATAGCCATAAATCCGCCAGCTGTGCTCAAAAAAGCAGTCGCTTTTTCGGTCCCTTGTGATATAAGTTCTGCCAATATTGAAATTCATAGATGGCATAATTATTTATATTTGCGTCGATTTTTAAAATCATTAAATCAAAAAATACAATTTAAAGCGCAGCAGTTTCCGGAGGAATTGAAATTACCACCCCGACTACCCCGTACATTCTATGAGTTCGACGATAGGTTTACAGGACCTATGCACGGATATGTAAATGGAGCAGATTATTACCAAAAGGCGAGTAGTTTACCAATACTGGCCTCGATAAAAACCCCCGTTTTATTGGTAAATGCACAGGATGATACTTTTCTCAGTCCTGCGTGTTACCCAATCAAAATTGCAAAACAAAGCGATTTCTTTTTTCTTGAGATGCCAGCACATGGTGGCCATGTAGGTTTTGCTCATTTTGGAAGCGACAAAAACTATTGGTCGGAGCGCAGAGCCTTTTCCTTTATCACAAGCGGTTAA